A part of Streptomyces sp. NBC_01497 genomic DNA contains:
- a CDS encoding GNAT family N-acetyltransferase produces MSVEVRNVTAPEYSDWLRAVDTGFLNITSRSPEEVASRLARTDLGRTWGAFDEGRCVATYRSFAQELTVPGGAAVPTDAISAVTVTASHRGRGLLRQMIIADLTAAKERGDVVANLVAAEYRIYGRFGFGRATSTAKWVVSVPRTGLDLRRWSPPEDGARIDLVDGAEVRKHGPAFHDRWRALQPGAIDRDDRWWSVNTGLEPTTPPFTEPFHAVYRSAAGEVEGLATYTVEGNWNDAKQPENILSVRRLSAMSPTVERALWHFLCSLDWVVEVRTGQRAPDDLLPHYLPDPRAAHLAGTADYLWLRVLDTARALTARTYGTPGTLVLDVRDGAGMASGRYLLDATADGATCTPTTRSADITLGADALGSLYLGDETPTRLAALGSVTEERAGALARAEALFHTPRRPWCPDMF; encoded by the coding sequence ATGAGCGTCGAGGTCCGTAACGTCACTGCCCCCGAGTATTCCGACTGGCTGCGCGCCGTGGACACGGGATTCTTGAACATCACGTCCCGCTCGCCGGAGGAGGTGGCGTCCCGGCTGGCCCGGACGGACCTCGGCCGGACGTGGGGCGCGTTCGACGAGGGCCGGTGCGTCGCGACGTACCGATCCTTCGCCCAGGAGCTGACCGTCCCCGGCGGCGCGGCCGTGCCCACCGACGCGATCTCCGCCGTCACCGTCACCGCCAGCCATCGCGGGCGGGGCCTGCTCCGGCAGATGATCATCGCGGACCTCACCGCCGCGAAGGAGCGCGGGGACGTCGTGGCGAACCTCGTCGCCGCCGAGTACCGGATCTACGGCCGGTTCGGCTTCGGTCGCGCGACCAGTACCGCGAAGTGGGTCGTGTCCGTGCCCCGCACGGGTCTCGACCTGCGACGCTGGTCGCCGCCCGAGGACGGCGCCCGGATCGACCTGGTCGACGGGGCCGAGGTGCGCAAGCACGGCCCCGCGTTCCACGACCGGTGGCGGGCCCTCCAGCCGGGGGCGATCGACCGCGACGACCGCTGGTGGAGCGTCAACACGGGACTCGAACCGACGACACCGCCGTTCACGGAACCGTTCCACGCGGTGTACCGGTCGGCTGCGGGCGAGGTCGAGGGGCTTGCGACGTACACCGTCGAGGGGAACTGGAACGACGCGAAGCAGCCGGAGAACATCCTCTCGGTACGGCGCCTGAGCGCGATGTCGCCCACCGTCGAGCGGGCCCTGTGGCACTTCCTGTGCTCACTCGACTGGGTCGTGGAGGTCCGCACCGGGCAGCGGGCGCCCGACGACCTGCTGCCCCACTACCTGCCGGACCCGCGCGCCGCGCACCTCGCCGGCACGGCCGACTACCTGTGGCTGCGCGTCCTCGACACCGCCCGGGCCCTCACCGCACGGACGTACGGGACCCCCGGCACGCTGGTCCTCGACGTACGGGACGGCGCGGGCATGGCGTCCGGCCGCTACCTGCTGGACGCGACGGCCGACGGCGCCACGTGCACCCCGACGACCCGTTCGGCGGACATCACCCTCGGCGCGGACGCCCTGGGCTCGCTGTATCTGGGCGACGAGACCCCGACCCGGCTCGCCGCGCTGGGCTCGGTGACGGAGGAGCGGGCGGGCGCGCTCGCCCGGGCGGAGGCCCTGTTCCACACGCCACGACGCCCGTGGTGCCCGGACATGTTCTGA
- a CDS encoding asparaginase codes for MTHEPTGAAPSTAASAPTAPRAGTAPALPVLAEVVRSGFVEGHHRGSLVLLAADGRVEFALGEPDAPVFPRSSNKPMQAAAILRAGLDLSGERLALAAASHSGEGFHLDLVRTMLAEFGLTEADLGTPPDLPVDPVEAREYLAAGHEPSKIAMNCSGKHTAMLAACLHNGWPTGSYLDPEHPLQRLVRTVIEETAGEPVTAIGTDGCGAPLMAISLTGLARAFRHFVRAEPGSPERRVADAMRAHPEYVAGTRRADTWLMAGAPGTLSKTGAEAVQAVALEDGRALALKIDDGGARAVGPVMARALDRLGVKADVVERIAKSPVLGGGVEVGEVLATF; via the coding sequence ATGACTCACGAGCCCACAGGGGCGGCGCCCTCAACGGCAGCCTCCGCACCGACCGCGCCGCGCGCGGGCACCGCGCCCGCGCTGCCGGTCCTCGCCGAGGTCGTACGGTCCGGGTTCGTGGAGGGCCACCACCGCGGCTCGCTGGTCCTGCTCGCCGCCGACGGCCGCGTGGAGTTCGCGCTCGGCGAGCCGGACGCGCCGGTCTTCCCCCGCTCCAGCAACAAGCCGATGCAGGCCGCGGCGATCCTGCGGGCCGGCCTCGACCTGAGCGGCGAACGGCTGGCACTGGCCGCGGCGAGCCACTCGGGCGAGGGCTTCCACCTGGATCTCGTACGGACCATGCTCGCCGAATTCGGCCTCACCGAGGCCGACCTGGGTACCCCGCCGGACCTGCCGGTGGACCCGGTGGAGGCGCGCGAGTACCTGGCGGCGGGCCATGAACCCAGCAAGATCGCGATGAACTGCTCGGGCAAGCACACGGCGATGCTGGCGGCCTGCCTGCACAACGGCTGGCCGACCGGGTCGTACCTGGACCCGGAGCACCCGTTGCAGCGGCTCGTGCGCACGGTGATCGAGGAGACGGCGGGCGAGCCCGTCACCGCGATCGGTACGGACGGCTGCGGCGCCCCCCTGATGGCGATCAGCCTGACGGGGCTCGCACGCGCCTTCCGCCACTTCGTACGGGCGGAGCCCGGCTCCCCGGAGCGGCGGGTGGCCGACGCGATGCGCGCGCACCCCGAGTACGTGGCGGGCACGCGCCGCGCCGACACCTGGCTGATGGCGGGCGCGCCGGGCACGCTGTCGAAGACGGGCGCGGAGGCCGTGCAGGCCGTGGCCCTTGAGGACGGCCGGGCGCTGGCGCTGAAGATCGACGACGGCGGCGCGCGCGCTGTCGGACCGGTCATGGCGCGGGCGCTGGACCGCCTGGGCGTGAAGGCGGACGTGGTGGAGCGGATCGCGAAGTCGCCGGTGCTGGGCGGCGGCGTGGAGGTCGGCGAGGTCCTGGCGACGTTCTGA
- a CDS encoding TetR/AcrR family transcriptional regulator — MRQDGLRERKKRRRFQEISDAAIALFMARGFENVPVAEIAAAVEISKPTLFRYFPSKEDLVLHRFADHEDEAARVVRAGAADGVAPLEALLRHLLDGLGRHDPVTGLNDDPRVLAYHRLLYGTPGLAAGMRAYQQRSEAALADALREEAAGRGRDADPLAALLAAVQIVAVQRVLAEENWRRIAGGEPADAVRPDGIAAAEAAFRRLREGLGA; from the coding sequence ATGCGGCAGGACGGTTTGCGCGAGCGCAAGAAGCGGCGGCGGTTCCAGGAGATCTCGGACGCGGCCATCGCGCTCTTCATGGCGAGGGGCTTCGAGAACGTGCCGGTCGCGGAGATCGCGGCGGCCGTGGAGATCTCGAAGCCGACCCTCTTCCGGTACTTCCCGTCGAAGGAGGACCTGGTCCTGCACCGCTTCGCCGATCACGAGGACGAGGCGGCGCGCGTGGTGCGGGCGGGAGCCGCGGACGGCGTGGCACCGCTCGAAGCGCTGCTGCGGCACCTGCTGGACGGGCTCGGCCGCCACGATCCGGTGACGGGGCTCAACGACGATCCCCGCGTCCTCGCGTACCACCGGCTGCTGTACGGAACCCCGGGCCTGGCCGCCGGCATGCGCGCGTACCAGCAGCGCAGCGAGGCGGCACTCGCCGACGCGCTGCGCGAGGAGGCGGCGGGCAGGGGACGGGACGCGGACCCGCTCGCGGCGCTGCTGGCGGCCGTGCAGATCGTGGCCGTGCAGCGGGTGCTGGCGGAGGAGAACTGGCGGCGGATCGCGGGCGGCGAGCCGGCGGACGCGGTACGCCCGGACGGCATCGCGGCGGCGGAGGCGGCGTTCCGCCGGCTGCGCGAGGGGCTGGGGGCCTGA